A genomic segment from Spinacia oleracea cultivar Varoflay chromosome 3, BTI_SOV_V1, whole genome shotgun sequence encodes:
- the LOC130469328 gene encoding uncharacterized protein, giving the protein MANNKSFNIRSILEKEKLRGKNFLDWQRNLQIVLMQEEKEYVLEEAMPEAVGEGVTQAALNRWIDANKDVKCLMLATMSADLKKTFINSDAFTIISDLKKMFQDLARVERFETHRQILETKLKKGEPVSPRALKMIGLIENMSRLDQQFSQEMAVDTILHSLHNRYDQFKLNYSMNSLDKTLTELHGMLKTAEKTLKSDKQDVLMVRGGKFKKSGKKRNAKKGGNKAIPTKQTGAKSEKRKVSQPTSESECFYCKKKGHWKRDCLKLKEDQKNGTFVPSSGTKKK; this is encoded by the exons atggcaaacaacaaatcattcaacattcgatcaattctcgaaaaggagaagttgagagggaaaaacttccttgactggcaaaggaacttgcaaatagttcttatgcaggaagaaaaggagtatgtcctggaagaggcgatgcccgaagccgtaggcgaaggggtcactcaggcagccctcaatcgttggattgatgctaacaaggatgtgaaatgtctaatgcttgcaaccatgagtgcagatctaaagaaaacgttcatcaactcagatgctttcacgatcatcagtgattTAAAGAaaatgttccaagatctggctcgggtcgaaagattcgagactcataggcaaattcttgagaccaagctcaagaaaggcgagcccgtaagtccacgtgctctcaaaatgattggactcattgagaatatgagtcggctggatcagcaattctctcaggaaatggctgtagacaccatcctccattctcttcataaccggtatgatcagttcaaactgaactacagtatgaatagtctagacaaaacgctcactgagcttcacggtatgctgaaaaccgctgaaaagacgctcaaaagcgataagcaagatgtgcttatggtgcgtgggggcaagttcaagaaatctggaaagaagaggaatgctaagaaaggtggcaacaaggccatcccaactaagcaaactggcgccaaatctgaaaagaggaaggttagtcaacccacttctgaatccgaatgcttctactgcaaaaagaaggggcattggaagagagattgcttgaagctaaaggaagatcagaagaacggaacattcgttccatcttcag ggactaagaagaagtag